The Magnolia sinica isolate HGM2019 chromosome 9, MsV1, whole genome shotgun sequence genome contains a region encoding:
- the LOC131255897 gene encoding probable E3 ubiquitin-protein ligase XERICO, whose protein sequence is MGLSSMPTPSEGVLSVLLVNTALSITIFKEIVRSILHVVGIRLPSPPPSADISETPSEPLEFPPFTDEFRCRVPSIRFGSCFRCPSDHDCSVCLTRFEPDSEINRLPCGHFFHKGCLEKWLEYWNTTCPLCRTPVVQEEDASCPWF, encoded by the coding sequence ATGGGGCTTTCCAGCATGCCCACCCCATCGGAAGGGGTCCTGTCCGTCCTCCTCGTCAACACAGCCCTCTCGATCACCATCTTCAAAGAGATCGTCCGATCAATCCTCCACGTAGTCGGCATCCGCCTCCCATCCCCACCGCCATCTGCAGATATCAGCGAAACCCCATCAGAACCCTTGGAATTCCCCCCTTTCACCGATGAATTCCGCTGCCGGGTCCCGTCCATCCGGTTCGGGTCCTGCTTCCGCTGCCCGTCCGATCACGACTGCTCAGTCTGCCTCACCCGGTTCGAACCGGACTCGGAGATAAACCGGCTGCCCTGCGGCCATTTCTTTCACAAGGGCTGCTTGGAGAAGTGGTTGGAGTACTGGAATACGACCTGCCCTCTATGCAGGACTCCCGTGGTACAGGAGGAAGACGCTTCCTGCCCCTGGTTCTAG